The following proteins are co-located in the Anomalospiza imberbis isolate Cuckoo-Finch-1a 21T00152 chromosome Z, ASM3175350v1, whole genome shotgun sequence genome:
- the GADD45G gene encoding growth arrest and DNA damage-inducible protein GADD45 gamma has protein sequence MTLEEIHGQQPMPAGHDWMQGAGTALHELLVSAQRRGCLTAGVYESAKLMNVDPDNVAFCVLAADQDDEGDIALQIHFTLIQAFCCENDIDIVRVNDVAKLAAIVGPSEDSGEPRDLHCILITNPNEEGWKDPALEKLNLFCEESRNVNDWVPTITLPE, from the exons ATGACTCTGGAGGAGATCCACGGACAGCAGCCCATGCCTGCGGGCCACGACTG GATGCAGGGCGCCGGCACGGCCCTCCACGAGCTGCTGGTGTCGGCGCAGCGCCGGGGCTGCCTCACCGCCGGCGTCTACGAGTCGGCCAAGCTGATGAATGT CGACCCCGACAACGTCGCGTTCTGTGTACTGGCTGCGGACCAGGACGACGAGGGGGACATCGCCCTGCAGATCCATTTCACTCTGATCCAGGCCTTCTGCTGCGAGAACGACATCGACATCGTGCGGGTGAACGACGTGGCCAAGCTGGCGGCCATCGTGGGGCCCAGCGAGGACTCCGGGGAGCCGCGCGATCTCCACTGCATCCTCATCACG aACCCAAATGAAGAAGGTTGGAAGGACCCAGCTCTGGAGAAGCTGAATTTGTTTTGCGAAGAGAGCAGAAATGTCAATGACTGGGTGCCAACTATCACCCTGCCTGAGTGA